The following are from one region of the Quercus robur chromosome 1, dhQueRobu3.1, whole genome shotgun sequence genome:
- the LOC126723496 gene encoding G2/mitotic-specific cyclin-2-like isoform X1, with product MASMLSLKLVLISTGVLTMAMALKVSVSVVSDFVVSEVPSIWSIVLTWLRPPYLYIVINCIIISIVASSKLHTRTEEDPAPEMVPLTTVPVGEVSDDVRISDYSDMYENGVVLSGGGLGYSVGYDAAEKKVMDGGDDEAKVVASRPVERKDSMELSFLNNENEKPPVSARFAHRKAVKASPEGEGMLKNVPAEGRTRRVLQDIGNMVAERAVEVKLQAQPIARAFCTELIANAQTAAEKNKLQKPIKDALGAVAGYGVVVKKGGVATKVAAAQKIVKMPNPEEVIVISSDEEDEGKCAGSRKSKDGPSRKNVKTLTARSKAACGITKKPKDLIENIDAADVDNELAVAEYVDEMYKFFKETEDLSQVHDYMIKQTHISAKMRSILVDWLIEVHRKFELTPETLYLTINIVDRFLSIMVVSRRELQLVGISSMLIASKYEETWAPEVNDFVYISDNAYLREQILVMEKTILEKLEWLMTVPTPYVFLVRYIKASVPSDKQMENMVFFLAELGLLHYPTITSYCPSKIAASAVYAARCTLDNSPSWNETLEHYTGYSECQLKDCAELLVTLHSVAAESKLKEVHGKFTSSDRGAVALLTPAKSLSSKSS from the exons ATGGCGTCTATGCTGTCTCTGAAACTGGTTCTGATCTCTACCGGTGTGTTAACCATGGCCATGGCGTTGAAGGTCTCAGTCTCTGTGGTATCGGATTTCGTGGTCTCGGAAGTCCCTTCCATTTGGAGCATCGTGCTGACTTGGCTGAGGCCTCCTTACCTCTACATCGTCATCAACTGCATCATCATCAGCATCGTCGCTTCCTCCAAGCTCCACACGAGGACCGAAGAAGATCCGGCGCCGGAGATGGTTCCGCTTACTACTGTGCCGGTTGGGGAGGTCTCCGATGACGTACGGATCAGCGATTACAGTGACATGTACGAAAACGGCGTTGTTTTGAGTGGCGGAGGATTAGGATACAGTGTTGGTTACGATGCGGCGGAGAAGAAAGTGATGGACGGCGGTGATGATGAGGCTAAGGTGGTGGCGTCGAGGCCGGTAGAGAGGAAAGATTCAATGGAGCTTTCGTTTTTGAATAATGAGAATGAGAAACCGCCGGTTTCTGCGAGATTCGCTCACCGAAAAGCTGTGAAAGCTAGTCCTGAAG GTGAAGGAATGCTGAAGAATGTACCTGCAGAAGGAAGGACTAGGCGGGTTCTCCAAGATATTGGTAATATGGTTGCTGAGAGAGCTGTGGAAGTGAAGCTTCAAGCTCAGCCCATTgcaag GGCTTTTTGTACAGAACTAATTGCTAATGCACAAACAGCAGCAGAGAAGAACAAG TTGCAGAAACCAATTAAAGATGCTTTAGGTGCAGTAGCTGGATATGGGGTTGTTGTGAAGAAAGGCGGTGTAGCAACAAAGGTGGCAGCAGCTCAAAAGATTGTCAAGATGCCTAATCCTGAGGAGGTGATTGTGATTAGCTCAGATGAAGAGGATGAGGGTAAATGTGCTggttcaagaaaatcaaaggaTGGGCCTTCAAGGAAGAATGTCAAGACCCTCACTGCTCGAAGCAag GCTGCTTGTGGAATCACCAAAAAGCCCAAGGATCTGATAGAAAATATCGATGCTGCTGATGTTGACAATGAATTGGCGGTGGCTGAATATGTGGATGAAATGTACAAGTTCTTCAAAGAGACTGAG GATTTGAGTCAAGTGCATGACTACATGATTAAGCAGACACACATAAGTGCTAAGATGAGATCAATCCTTGTAGACTGGTTGATAGAGGTTCATCGCAAATTTGAACTCACGCCAGAGACCCTGTATCTCACAATAAATATTGTGGATCGATTCCTTTCAATAATGGTGGTATCTAGGAGGGAACTTCAGTTGGTTGGAATCAGCTCAATGCTAATTGCAAGCAAGTATGAAGAGACTTGGGCACCAGAG GTCAATGACTTTGTTTACATTTCAGACAATGCCTATCTTAGGGAACAGATATTGGTCATGGAGAAAACAATCTTGGAAAAGCTGGAATGGTTAATGACAGTCCCTACTCCTTATGTTTTCCTTGTTCGATATATCAAGGCCTCTGTGCCATCTGATAAGCAG ATGGAGAATATGGTGTTTTTCTTAGCTGAACTTGGTCTACTGCACTATCCTACTATAACTTCATATTGCCCTTCAAAGATTGCTGCTTCTGCTGTTTATGCTGCACGATGTACCCTTGACAACAGCCCTTCCTGGAATGAAACTCTAGAGCACTACACAGGCTATTCTGAATGCCAGCTAAA GGATTGCGCGGAGCTCTTGGTAACCTTACATTCTGTGGCTGCAGAAAGTAAGCTCAAGGAAGTGCATGGGAAATTCACAAGTTCAGATAGGGGTGCTGTTGCTCTTCTCACCCCAGCCAAAAGCCTGTCAAGCAAATCATCTTGA
- the LOC126723509 gene encoding stomatal closure-related actin-binding protein 1-like, with protein sequence MTRVTRDFGDTMQKEAVPAVSADVMFNSSRFPNYKIGANNQIVDATDDPKVLSMKEVVARETAQLLEQQKRLSVRDLASKFEKGLAAAAKLSEEARLREAASLEKHVLLKKLRDALESLKGRVAGRNKDDVEEAICMVEALAVQLTQREGELIQEKSEVKKLANFLKQASEDAKKLVDEERAFARAEIENARAAVQRVEEALQEHERTSRASGKQDVEELMKEVQEARRIIMLHQPSKVMDMELELRALRTQLAEKSKHSLRLQKELAKSKRVVENGSQSFELDGHEALGSYLRIQPCTDNAPELSKCLIQWYRVSPEGGKKELISGATKSVYAPEPFDVGRILQADIVWEGQQITLTTAGPIDPAAGLGSHVEALVRRHDIEFNVVVTQMNGVNHPSESIHVLHVGRMRIKLRKGKTTIAKEYYSTSMQLCGVRGGGNAAAQALFWQAKKGLSFVVAFESERERNAAIMLARRFAFDCNIMLAGPDDRAPLGT encoded by the exons ATGACGAGGGTGACTCGTGATTTTGGTGACACCATGCAAAAAGAGGCGGTTCCGGCAGTATCTGCTGATGTGATGTTTAATTCCAGTCGGTTTCCGAATTACAAAATCGGAGCTAACAATCAGATAGTGGATGCGACGGATGACCCCAAAGTGCTATCCATGAAGGAGGTTGTTGCCCGGGAGACTGCACAACTGTTGGAACAGCAGAAACGCCTCTCAGTTCGAGACCTTGCCAGTAAATTTGAGAAGGGGTTGGCTGCTGCTGCTAAGTTGTCTGAAGAG GCTAGACTAAGAGAAGCAGCTTCATTGGAAAAACATGTTCTTTTGAAGAAGCTTAGAGATGCACTGGAGTCCTTGAAAGGGCGTGTGGCGGGTAGAAACAAGGATGATGTAGAGGAAGCTATTTGTATG GTGGAAGCTTTAGCAGTACAGCTGACTCAAAGGGAAGGGGAGTTAATACAAGAAAAGTCTGAAGTCAAGAAGCTAGCAAATTTTCTTAAGCAG GCATCAGAAGATGCAAAGAAACTTGTTGATGAGGAAAGAGCTTTTGCTCGTGCTGAAATAGAAAATGCCAGAGCAGCAGTTCAGAGAGTGGAAGAGGCCCTTCAGGAACATGAACGAACGTCTAGGGCCTCTGGGAAGCAG GATGTGGAAGAACTGATGAAGGAGGTTCAAGAGGCTAGACGAATTATCATGCTGCATCAGCCAAGCAAG GTTATGGACATGGAACTTGAGCTTCGAGCACTGAGGACACAGCTTGCAGAGAAGTCAAAGCATTCTCTGAGGCTTCAGAAAGag CTGGCAAAGAGCAAGAGGGTCGTGGAGAATGGTTCCCAGTCATTTGAATTAGATGGGCATGAAGCTTTAGGTTCATACTTGCGGATTCAACCTTGCACTGACAATGCTCCAGAACTTTCTAAATGTTTGATTCAGTGGTATCGTGTATCACCAGAAGGTGGCAAAAAGGAGCTTATATCAG GAGCTACCAAATCAGTTTATGCTCCTGAACCTTTTGATGTTGGGAGAATTTTGCAAGCCGATATTGTTTGGGAAGGACAACAAATCACATTGACAACTGCAGGTCCCATTGATCCAG CTGCTGGTTTGGGAAGCCATGTGGAGGCACTTGTGCGAAGGCATGACATTGAATTCAAT GTGGTTGTTACCCAGATGAATGGTGTAAATCACCCATCAGAATCAATTCATGTGCTTCATGTGGGAAGGATGAGGATAAAGCTTCGTAAAGGAAAGACAACAATCGCTAAAGAGTACTACTCCACTTCAATGCAG CTCTGTGGAGTTAGAGGAGGTGGGAATGCTGCAGCACAGGCACTGTTTTGGCAAGCAAAAAAAGGTCTTTCTTTTGTAGTAGCTTTtgaatcagagagagagagaaatgcagCTATTATGCTGGCTAGGAGGTTTGCTTTCGACTGCAAT ATCATGCTAGCTGGCCCAGACGACAGAGCTCCTTTAGGAACCTAA
- the LOC126723491 gene encoding molybdopterin synthase catalytic subunit isoform X3: MMAAEEKTLVEILEEHNPIDLAKYINYVSAPQAGAIATFSGTTRDTFEGKVVLELRYEAYTPMAIRYLKSICSSARSSWNLHSIAVAHRLGPVPVGETSVFIAISSVHRIDALDACKYVIDELKATVPIWKKEVLANGEVWKENSEFLERRLELGKKDGDCCGKKVEAEVHDKKGCCGTKVKVNEEGIANNSTGHEGSGEVE; this comes from the coding sequence ATGATGGCTGCTGAGGAAAAAACTTTAGTGGAAATCTTGGAAGAGCATAATCCAATTGACCTTGCCAAGTACATAAACTATGTAAGCGCTCCACAAGCTGGTGCAATAGCAACATTTTCCGGCACAACACGTGACACCTTTGAAGGAAAAGTAGTCTTGGAGCTAAGATATGAGGCATATACACCAATGGCAATTCGATACCTTAAATCCATTTGTTCATCTGCTAGATCATCCTGGAATCTCCACTCCATTGCTGTTGCTCACCGGCTGGGGCCGGTTCCAGTGGGAGAAACAAGTGTCTTCATTGCAATCTCGTCTGTTCATCGAATTGATGCGTTGGATGCTTGTAAGTATGTGATTGATGAGTTAAAGGCGACGGTTCCTATATGGAAGAAGGAGGTTCTTGCTAATGGAGAGGTCTGGAAGGAGAATTCGGAGTTCCTTGAGAGGAGATTGGAGCTTGGAAAGAAGGATGGAGACTGCTGTGGGAAAAAGGTTGAGGCCGAGGTGCATGACAAGAAGGGCTGCTGTGGGACTAAGGTTAAGGTCAATGAAGAAGGAATTGCCAACAACAGCACTGGTCATGAAGGCTCCGGTGAAGTTGAGTAA
- the LOC126723496 gene encoding G2/mitotic-specific cyclin-2-like isoform X2: protein MASMLSLKLVLISTGVLTMAMALKVSVSVVSDFVVSEVPSIWSIVLTWLRPPYLYIVINCIIISIVASSKLHTRTEEDPAPEMVPLTTVPVGEVSDDVRISDYSDMYENGVVLSGGGLGYSVGYDAAEKKVMDGGDDEAKVVASRPVERKDSMELSFLNNENEKPPVSARFAHRKAVKASPEGEGMLKNVPAEGRTRRVLQDIGNMVAERAVEVKLQAQPIARAFCTELIANAQTAAEKNKKPIKDALGAVAGYGVVVKKGGVATKVAAAQKIVKMPNPEEVIVISSDEEDEGKCAGSRKSKDGPSRKNVKTLTARSKAACGITKKPKDLIENIDAADVDNELAVAEYVDEMYKFFKETEDLSQVHDYMIKQTHISAKMRSILVDWLIEVHRKFELTPETLYLTINIVDRFLSIMVVSRRELQLVGISSMLIASKYEETWAPEVNDFVYISDNAYLREQILVMEKTILEKLEWLMTVPTPYVFLVRYIKASVPSDKQMENMVFFLAELGLLHYPTITSYCPSKIAASAVYAARCTLDNSPSWNETLEHYTGYSECQLKDCAELLVTLHSVAAESKLKEVHGKFTSSDRGAVALLTPAKSLSSKSS, encoded by the exons ATGGCGTCTATGCTGTCTCTGAAACTGGTTCTGATCTCTACCGGTGTGTTAACCATGGCCATGGCGTTGAAGGTCTCAGTCTCTGTGGTATCGGATTTCGTGGTCTCGGAAGTCCCTTCCATTTGGAGCATCGTGCTGACTTGGCTGAGGCCTCCTTACCTCTACATCGTCATCAACTGCATCATCATCAGCATCGTCGCTTCCTCCAAGCTCCACACGAGGACCGAAGAAGATCCGGCGCCGGAGATGGTTCCGCTTACTACTGTGCCGGTTGGGGAGGTCTCCGATGACGTACGGATCAGCGATTACAGTGACATGTACGAAAACGGCGTTGTTTTGAGTGGCGGAGGATTAGGATACAGTGTTGGTTACGATGCGGCGGAGAAGAAAGTGATGGACGGCGGTGATGATGAGGCTAAGGTGGTGGCGTCGAGGCCGGTAGAGAGGAAAGATTCAATGGAGCTTTCGTTTTTGAATAATGAGAATGAGAAACCGCCGGTTTCTGCGAGATTCGCTCACCGAAAAGCTGTGAAAGCTAGTCCTGAAG GTGAAGGAATGCTGAAGAATGTACCTGCAGAAGGAAGGACTAGGCGGGTTCTCCAAGATATTGGTAATATGGTTGCTGAGAGAGCTGTGGAAGTGAAGCTTCAAGCTCAGCCCATTgcaag GGCTTTTTGTACAGAACTAATTGCTAATGCACAAACAGCAGCAGAGAAGAACAAG AAACCAATTAAAGATGCTTTAGGTGCAGTAGCTGGATATGGGGTTGTTGTGAAGAAAGGCGGTGTAGCAACAAAGGTGGCAGCAGCTCAAAAGATTGTCAAGATGCCTAATCCTGAGGAGGTGATTGTGATTAGCTCAGATGAAGAGGATGAGGGTAAATGTGCTggttcaagaaaatcaaaggaTGGGCCTTCAAGGAAGAATGTCAAGACCCTCACTGCTCGAAGCAag GCTGCTTGTGGAATCACCAAAAAGCCCAAGGATCTGATAGAAAATATCGATGCTGCTGATGTTGACAATGAATTGGCGGTGGCTGAATATGTGGATGAAATGTACAAGTTCTTCAAAGAGACTGAG GATTTGAGTCAAGTGCATGACTACATGATTAAGCAGACACACATAAGTGCTAAGATGAGATCAATCCTTGTAGACTGGTTGATAGAGGTTCATCGCAAATTTGAACTCACGCCAGAGACCCTGTATCTCACAATAAATATTGTGGATCGATTCCTTTCAATAATGGTGGTATCTAGGAGGGAACTTCAGTTGGTTGGAATCAGCTCAATGCTAATTGCAAGCAAGTATGAAGAGACTTGGGCACCAGAG GTCAATGACTTTGTTTACATTTCAGACAATGCCTATCTTAGGGAACAGATATTGGTCATGGAGAAAACAATCTTGGAAAAGCTGGAATGGTTAATGACAGTCCCTACTCCTTATGTTTTCCTTGTTCGATATATCAAGGCCTCTGTGCCATCTGATAAGCAG ATGGAGAATATGGTGTTTTTCTTAGCTGAACTTGGTCTACTGCACTATCCTACTATAACTTCATATTGCCCTTCAAAGATTGCTGCTTCTGCTGTTTATGCTGCACGATGTACCCTTGACAACAGCCCTTCCTGGAATGAAACTCTAGAGCACTACACAGGCTATTCTGAATGCCAGCTAAA GGATTGCGCGGAGCTCTTGGTAACCTTACATTCTGTGGCTGCAGAAAGTAAGCTCAAGGAAGTGCATGGGAAATTCACAAGTTCAGATAGGGGTGCTGTTGCTCTTCTCACCCCAGCCAAAAGCCTGTCAAGCAAATCATCTTGA
- the LOC126723491 gene encoding uncharacterized protein LOC126723491 isoform X1, protein MTCVAGSSTPTAEDDISPLWKYVTKIDKIGVGGGNCKFQCNYCQLIFKGSYTRVKSHLLKIPGQGIRGCSKVTPQDIREMQRVVVDQAEPKVRKNPLELVPLLLPPPPPPPPPPPPPPPPPPPFNVTSWSSSACSGIGASAIGSSRQESLEPKKRKAAECAIVGKSSTLDAKEHLDAMISKMFYSEGLPFQFAQNPYYISAYSFAAENLISNYCPPDINMLKTTLLQKEKANIERLLERIKNTWKEKGVSIIIGGWADEKEQPFVSLMAVTEDWPIFLRAINCEGKYEDENFLAVVIMETIAEVGPQNVVQVITNNAPVCRAAGMLVEAQYPHIFWTPCVVESINLVIKNICEAKDTEAKDVTYDECRWITTIIADAMVVKNFIMHHSMRTVIFELFANLKMLAIADTRLATMIVLLKRFKLIKSDLENMVNSDRWARLEVDNVQKAQFVKEKVLDHLWWEKIDYILSFMDPIYQMLRVAIAEKPSLHCVYDMWDSTIERVNVAIYQHEGTQEDEDSTFYSVVHKILVDGWDKSHTPLHCLAHSLNPRYYSRMWLDEAPNRVAPHGDAEISRERNKCMKRYFPDIEERTKVNTEFAKFAAKYDKFGDHDSSHDRGIMDPKIWWIVHGSSAPKLQSLAIKLLGQPCSLSCCERNWSTYSFINSIKSDNLNPKFAEDLLFVHTNLRLLSRRSPQYMQGENKMWDVGGDAFESFEGAGMLETACLSLDEPELEAEVFADARNSYDVEPIKVGSNGRKF, encoded by the exons ATGACTTGTGTTGCTGGTAGTAGCACTCCCACGGCTGAGGATGATATTTCCCCGCTTTGGAAGTATGTAACGAAAATAGACAAGATAGGTGTAGGGGGAGGGAATTGTAAATTCCAATGCAATTATTGTCAGTTGATTTTTAAAGGGTCATATACTAGAGTTAAGTCTCACTTGCTAAAAATACCGGGTCAAGGAATTCGGGGATGCTCCAAAGTGACACCTCAAGATATTCGAGAAATGCAAAGAGTGGTAGTGGATCAAGCTGAACCGAAGGTTAGAAAAAATCCCCTTGAACTGGTTCCTTTGCTACTGCCACCGCCgccaccgccgccgccgccaccaccaccaccgccgccgccgccgccccCTTTTAATGTAACCTCATGGTCTTCTAGTGCTTGTTCTGGCATTGGGGCATCTGCCATTGGTTCATCTAGGCAGGAGAGTTTAGagccaaagaaaagaaaggccGCAGAATGTGCAATTGTAGGGAAATCGTCGACTCTTGATGCTAAGGAACACTTAGATGCTATGATTTCCAAGATGTTCTATTCAGAGGGCTTGCCGTTTCAATTTGCTCAAAATCCATACTACATAAGCGCATATTCTTTTGCTGCTGAAAATCTAATCAGTAATTATTGTCCCCCTGATATCAATATGTTGAAAACAACACTTCTtcaaaaagagaaagcaaatatTGAGAGGTTGTTGGAACGCATCAAAAACACATGGAAGGAGAAGGGTGTAAGTATCATAATTGGTGGATGGGCTGATGAAAAAGAGCAACCGTTTGTAAGTTTAATGGCAGTAACTGAAGATTGGCCAATTTTTTTGAGAGCCATTAACTGCGAAGGTAAATATgaagatgaaaattttcttgCTGTTGTGATTATGGAGACCATTGCTGAGGTCGGACCCCAAAATGTGGTTCAAGTGATAACAAACAATGCCCCTGTTTGTAGGGCTGCTGGAATGCTTGTTGAGGCCCAATATCCACACATTTTTTGGACACCGTGTGTGGTTGAAAGCATCAATcttgttataaaaaatatatgtgaaGCAAAAGACACAGAGGCTAAAGATGTTACATATGATGAATGTAGGTGGATTACAACTATTATTGCAGATGCTATGGtagtaaaaaatttcattatgcaTCACTCAATGAGAACAGTCATCTTTGAACTGTTTGCTAATTTGAAGATGCTTGCAATAGCAGATACACGCTTGGCCACAATGATTGTCTTGCTCAAAAGGTTTAAACTCATTAAAAGCGACCTTGAGAACATGGTTAATAGTGATAGATGGGCTCGTCTGGAAGTTGATAATGTTCAAAAGGcacaatttgtgaaggaaaaagTATTAGATCACTTATGGTGGGAAAAGATTGATTACATACTTTCATTTATGGATCCCATATATCAAATGCTAAGGGTTGCTATTGCAGAGAAGCCATCTCTTCATTGTGTATATGATATGTGGGACTCGACAATTGAAAGAGTAAATGTGGCTATATATCAACATGAAGGGACACAGGAAGATGAGGATTCAACCTTTTATTCCGTAGTGCACAAAATATTAGTTGATGGGTGGGATAAAAGTCACACGCCTCTTCATTGCTTGGCACATTCATTGAACCCAAG GTACTATAGCAGAATGTGGCTTGATGAGGCTCCTAACCGTGTTGCACCCCATGGGGATGCAGAAATTTCTCGTGAAAGGAACAAATGTATGAAAAGATATTTTCCAGATATTGAGGAGCGAACAAAGGTCAATACTGAGTTTGCAAAGTTTGCAGCTAAGTATGATAAGTTTGGAGATCATGATTCCTCGCATGATAGAGGAATCATGGATCCAAAGATTTGGTGGATTGTCCATGGGTCTTCAGCGCCCAAACTACAAAGTTTAGCCATAAAACTACTTGGACAACCTTGTTCCTTATCTTGCTGTGAGAGGAACTGGAGTACATATTCGTTTATAAATTCGATCAAGAGTGACaatttaaatccaaaatttgCTGAAGATTTACTATTTGTGCATACCAATCTTCGTCTCTTGTCAAGAAGAAGTCCACAATACATGCAAGGAGAGAACAAAATGTGGGATGTGGGAGGAGATGCTTTTGAATCATTCGAGGGTGCTGGCATGCTTGAGACTGCATGTCTTTCACTTGATGAACCAGAGTTGGAGGCTGAAGTATTTGCCGATGCAAGAAATAGCTATGATGTTGAGCCTATTAAAGTGGGGTCcaatggaagaaaattttag
- the LOC126723491 gene encoding uncharacterized protein LOC126723491 isoform X2, producing the protein MWLDEAPNRVAPHGDAEISRERNKCMKRYFPDIEERTKVNTEFAKFAAKYDKFGDHDSSHDRGIMDPKIWWIVHGSSAPKLQSLAIKLLGQPCSLSCCERNWSTYSFINSIKSDNLNPKFAEDLLFVHTNLRLLSRRSPQYMQGENKMWDVGGDAFESFEGAGMLETACLSLDEPELEAEVFADARNSYDVEPIKVGSNGRKF; encoded by the coding sequence ATGTGGCTTGATGAGGCTCCTAACCGTGTTGCACCCCATGGGGATGCAGAAATTTCTCGTGAAAGGAACAAATGTATGAAAAGATATTTTCCAGATATTGAGGAGCGAACAAAGGTCAATACTGAGTTTGCAAAGTTTGCAGCTAAGTATGATAAGTTTGGAGATCATGATTCCTCGCATGATAGAGGAATCATGGATCCAAAGATTTGGTGGATTGTCCATGGGTCTTCAGCGCCCAAACTACAAAGTTTAGCCATAAAACTACTTGGACAACCTTGTTCCTTATCTTGCTGTGAGAGGAACTGGAGTACATATTCGTTTATAAATTCGATCAAGAGTGACaatttaaatccaaaatttgCTGAAGATTTACTATTTGTGCATACCAATCTTCGTCTCTTGTCAAGAAGAAGTCCACAATACATGCAAGGAGAGAACAAAATGTGGGATGTGGGAGGAGATGCTTTTGAATCATTCGAGGGTGCTGGCATGCTTGAGACTGCATGTCTTTCACTTGATGAACCAGAGTTGGAGGCTGAAGTATTTGCCGATGCAAGAAATAGCTATGATGTTGAGCCTATTAAAGTGGGGTCcaatggaagaaaattttag